Proteins encoded together in one Cyprinus carpio isolate SPL01 chromosome B14, ASM1834038v1, whole genome shotgun sequence window:
- the LOC109102186 gene encoding forkhead box protein I1-like, with the protein MTSYESQGQSPTRCGPQFPSLGQEPPELSLYSESYYPPPSLPSPQRTNPSSYELGDYAASSPNPYLWFNSPGMNSTPYLGGTPGPAGPPFVPQHYGIQRPYLGPGVPGGPGGELSWFSMPSQEDLMKLVRPPYSYSALIAMAIHGAPDRRLTLSQIYQYVADNFPFYNKSKAGWQNSIRHNLSLNDCFKKVPRDEDDPGKGNYWTLDPNCEKMFDNGNFRRKRKRKSDSIPEKSSSGGNLSSESGDSNGRGSPKNQAVDISTSPEKGPSPTSMGPSPCLSNFLTEMSGVAGSLDMEGDPLSRPFALSLPVDGAQRASQPTGFGTYSPSSTVSEWASTLPPPPAISPSPSHSALGYSGPALSQFNGHFYPGLSSTGILYPREGTEV; encoded by the exons ATGACATCCTATGAATCTCAAGGTCAGTCTCCGACGAGATGTGGCCCTCAGTTCCCAAGCTTGGGACAGGAGCCTCCAGAATTGAGTCTGTACAGCGAGAGCTATTATCCACCACCATCACTGCCGAGTCCACAGCGAACAAATCCTTCCTCGTACGAACTCGGAGACTACGCCGCCTCATCGCCTAACCCCTACCTGTGGTTTAACAGCCCAGGTATGAACAGCACTCCTTATCTGGGTGGAACGCCTGGCCCTGCAGGACCTCCTTTTGTTCCCCAGCACTATGGCATACAAAGGCCCTATTTGGGACCTGGGGTACCAGGTGGTCCTGGTGGTGAACTGAGCTGGTTCTCCATGCCTTCTCAGGAGGATCTTATGAAGCTGGTCAGGCCACCTTATTCATACTCAGCTCTTATTGCCATGGCCATACATGGTGCCCCAGATCGCCGCCTCACTCTAAGTCAGATTTATCAGTACGTTGCAGACAACTTCCCTTTTTATAACAAGAGCAAAGCAGGATGGCAAAACTCTATTCGTCACAACCTCTCACTAAACGACTGTTTCAAAAAGGTTCCACGAGATGAAGATGATCCAG GTAAGGGAAATTACTGGACCTTAGATCCGAATTGTGAAAAAATGTTTGACAACGGCAACTTCAGACGCAAGAGGAAGAGAAAGTCTGACAGTATCCCAGAGAAGAGCAGTTCTGGAGGGAATCTGAGCTCCGAGTCAGGAGACAGCAATGGCAGGGGCAGCCCAAAAAATCAAGCTGTTGACATTTCCACTTCGCCTGAAAAGGGTCCTTCACCCACATCCATGGGTCCGTCACCATGCTTGAGCAACTTCCTGACTGAGATGTCTGGTGTAGCTGGTTCTCTCGACATGGAAGGAGATCCCCTGAGTCGTCCCTTTGCACTCAGTCTGCCTGTGGACGGAGCACAGAGAGCTTCACAACCCACAGGGTTTGGCACTTACTCCCCCAGCTCCACGGTGTCCGAGTGGGCATCAACTCTGCCCCCACCTCCCGCCATTTCCCCATCACCCTCCCATTCTGCTTTAGGCTACAGCGGGCCTGCTCTCAGTCAGTTTAATGGGCATTTCTACCCTGGTTTGAGCTCGACAGGCATTCTTTACCCTCGGGAGGGCACAGAGGTATAG
- the LOC109102955 gene encoding synaptonemal complex central element protein 3-like, translating to MSDDILSVQSCEDFSRERLQLNQHLEKMTEQMENVSVKLSWMAYDMVVLRTSPDLAESLKCLENEFLKCKAVICGPTDGQDKKSHPAAEEPNIPQEKS from the exons ATGTCTGACGATATTTTGAGTGTCCAGTCATGTGAGGACTTCAGTCGTGAGAGGTTACAACTGAATCAACATTTGGAGAAGATGACTGAACAAATGGAGAATGTTTCAG tGAAGTTGTCTTGGATGGCCTATGATATGGTTGTGCTCCGAACCAGTCCAGATCTCGCTGAATCCCTCAAGTGCCTGGAGAATGAGTTCCTTAAGTGCAAAGCTGTCATTTGTGGTCCCACAGATGGACAAGATAAAAAATCTCATCCTGCTGCTGAAGAACCTAATATTCCCCAAGAAAAAAGTTAG
- the LOC109102188 gene encoding lymphocyte cytosolic protein 2-like isoform X3, whose product MKLLGCDRVVRKSNLSGARFLNMTDKDLKKFPAAHIPFITKICRDINQNNKQKKSLFQRSDHRMPPNKEPNPGGWDSDEFDQEGSDNDYEEPDNSNEFEDNYICAASGDIEDDENADDDYEPPPTETPSEIPSQFRVAKPLGDGDYLDSGPRGSARPHQNNKSASHPRGLLNTSKPPSRPDPSPHRPFIPPAQCKPGAPMVDRTKKPGSSTPSKKGIGKSATLPTTRFNIQQRDELPPPPVEVMGHDMDPRWYVGQMSRAEAEVSLRQMNRDGTFLVRDSSKGCTEQPYTLMVLHQQKVYNIQIRFLGNSDGYSLGTGLNGVENFSSVMDMVMHHMNTPLILIDGMERGGGLHRQCCLMHPAGF is encoded by the exons atgaAACTGTTGGGGTGTGACAGAGTGGTGAGGAAAAGCAATTTGAGTGGTGCACGATTCTTG AACATGACTGACAAGGACCTTAAGAAGTTCCCTGCAGCACATATACC ATTTATCACAAAGATCTGCAGAGATATTAATCagaataacaaacaaaagaagaGTCTGTTTCAAAG ATCAGATCATCGGATGCCTCCAAACAAAG aacCTAATCCAGGAGGTTGGGATTCTGATGAATTT GACCAAGAAGGAAGTGACAACGACTATGAGGAGCCAGATAATAGTAATGAGTTTGAAGACAATTACATATGCGCGGCATCAGGTGATATTGAGGATGATGAGAATGCTGATGATGACTATGAACCACCTCCAACTGAAACACCTTCTGAAATACCATCTCAATTTCGTGTTGCTAAGCCTCTTGGTGATGGTGATTATTTAG ACAGCGGCCCACGTGGTTCTGCAAGACCACATCAGAACAACAAGTCAGCATCTCATCCCAGAGGACTTTTGAAT ACATCTAAGCCTCCATCACGACCGGATCCTTCTCCACACAGGCCTTTCATTCCCCCCGCTCAAT GCAAACCTGGTGCGCCAATGGTAGATCGGACTAAGAAACCTGGCTCTTCTACTCCATCAAAAAAAGGTATTGGCAAATCAG CAACTTTACCCACAACAAG ATTTAATATTCAACAGAGGGATGAGCTTCCTCCTCCACCTGTAGAAGTGATGGGGCAT GACATGGATCCACGGTGGTATGTCGGGCAAATGTCACGAGCAGAGGCCGAAGTCTCACTCAGACAAATGAATAGA GATGGCACTTTCTTGGTGAGAGACAGTTCAAAGGGCTGCACAGAGCAGCCATACACACTCATGGTACTGCACCAGCAAAAAGTGTACAACATCCAGATCCGTTTCCTTGGAAACAGTGATGGATATTCCCTGGGCACGGGCCTAAATGGTGTTGAG AATTTCTCCAGTGTCATGGACATGGTCATGCACCATATGAATACCCCACTGATTCTGATAGACGGAATGGAGCGTGGAGGCGGACTTCATCGGCAGTGCTGCCTCATGCATCCGGCAGGTTTCTGA
- the LOC109102188 gene encoding lymphocyte cytosolic protein 2-like isoform X1, whose translation MSFESVPSKSEVMGWNSGNLADYLKKMKLLGCDRVVRKSNLSGARFLNMTDKDLKKFPAAHIPFITKICRDINQNNKQKKSLFQRSDHRMPPNKEPNPGGWDSDEFDQEGSDNDYEEPDNSNEFEDNYICAASGDIEDDENADDDYEPPPTETPSEIPSQFRVAKPLGDGDYLDSGPRGSARPHQNNKSASHPRGLLNTSKPPSRPDPSPHRPFIPPAQCKPGAPMVDRTKKPGSSTPSKKGIGKSATLPTTRFNIQQRDELPPPPVEVMGHDMDPRWYVGQMSRAEAEVSLRQMNRDGTFLVRDSSKGCTEQPYTLMVLHQQKVYNIQIRFLGNSDGYSLGTGLNGVENFSSVMDMVMHHMNTPLILIDGMERGGGLHRQCCLMHPAGF comes from the exons ATGAGTTTTGAAAGTGTACCATCCAAGTCAGAGGTGATGGGCTGGAACTCCGGAAACTTGGCTGATTATCTCAAAAAA atgaAACTGTTGGGGTGTGACAGAGTGGTGAGGAAAAGCAATTTGAGTGGTGCACGATTCTTG AACATGACTGACAAGGACCTTAAGAAGTTCCCTGCAGCACATATACC ATTTATCACAAAGATCTGCAGAGATATTAATCagaataacaaacaaaagaagaGTCTGTTTCAAAG ATCAGATCATCGGATGCCTCCAAACAAAG aacCTAATCCAGGAGGTTGGGATTCTGATGAATTT GACCAAGAAGGAAGTGACAACGACTATGAGGAGCCAGATAATAGTAATGAGTTTGAAGACAATTACATATGCGCGGCATCAGGTGATATTGAGGATGATGAGAATGCTGATGATGACTATGAACCACCTCCAACTGAAACACCTTCTGAAATACCATCTCAATTTCGTGTTGCTAAGCCTCTTGGTGATGGTGATTATTTAG ACAGCGGCCCACGTGGTTCTGCAAGACCACATCAGAACAACAAGTCAGCATCTCATCCCAGAGGACTTTTGAAT ACATCTAAGCCTCCATCACGACCGGATCCTTCTCCACACAGGCCTTTCATTCCCCCCGCTCAAT GCAAACCTGGTGCGCCAATGGTAGATCGGACTAAGAAACCTGGCTCTTCTACTCCATCAAAAAAAGGTATTGGCAAATCAG CAACTTTACCCACAACAAG ATTTAATATTCAACAGAGGGATGAGCTTCCTCCTCCACCTGTAGAAGTGATGGGGCAT GACATGGATCCACGGTGGTATGTCGGGCAAATGTCACGAGCAGAGGCCGAAGTCTCACTCAGACAAATGAATAGA GATGGCACTTTCTTGGTGAGAGACAGTTCAAAGGGCTGCACAGAGCAGCCATACACACTCATGGTACTGCACCAGCAAAAAGTGTACAACATCCAGATCCGTTTCCTTGGAAACAGTGATGGATATTCCCTGGGCACGGGCCTAAATGGTGTTGAG AATTTCTCCAGTGTCATGGACATGGTCATGCACCATATGAATACCCCACTGATTCTGATAGACGGAATGGAGCGTGGAGGCGGACTTCATCGGCAGTGCTGCCTCATGCATCCGGCAGGTTTCTGA
- the LOC109102188 gene encoding lymphocyte cytosolic protein 2-like isoform X2 — protein sequence MSFESVPSKSEVMGWNSGNLADYLKKMKLLGCDRVVRKSNLSGARFLNMTDKDLKKFPAAHIPFITKICRDINQNNKQKKSLFQRSDHRMPPNKEPNPGGWDSDEFDQEGSDNDYEEPDNSNEFEDNYICAASGDIEDDENADDDYEPPPTETPSEIPSQFRVAKPLGDGDYLDSGPRGSARPHQNNKSASHPRGLLNTSKPPSRPDPSPHRPFIPPAQCKPGAPMVDRTKKPGSSTPSKKATLPTTRFNIQQRDELPPPPVEVMGHDMDPRWYVGQMSRAEAEVSLRQMNRDGTFLVRDSSKGCTEQPYTLMVLHQQKVYNIQIRFLGNSDGYSLGTGLNGVENFSSVMDMVMHHMNTPLILIDGMERGGGLHRQCCLMHPAGF from the exons ATGAGTTTTGAAAGTGTACCATCCAAGTCAGAGGTGATGGGCTGGAACTCCGGAAACTTGGCTGATTATCTCAAAAAA atgaAACTGTTGGGGTGTGACAGAGTGGTGAGGAAAAGCAATTTGAGTGGTGCACGATTCTTG AACATGACTGACAAGGACCTTAAGAAGTTCCCTGCAGCACATATACC ATTTATCACAAAGATCTGCAGAGATATTAATCagaataacaaacaaaagaagaGTCTGTTTCAAAG ATCAGATCATCGGATGCCTCCAAACAAAG aacCTAATCCAGGAGGTTGGGATTCTGATGAATTT GACCAAGAAGGAAGTGACAACGACTATGAGGAGCCAGATAATAGTAATGAGTTTGAAGACAATTACATATGCGCGGCATCAGGTGATATTGAGGATGATGAGAATGCTGATGATGACTATGAACCACCTCCAACTGAAACACCTTCTGAAATACCATCTCAATTTCGTGTTGCTAAGCCTCTTGGTGATGGTGATTATTTAG ACAGCGGCCCACGTGGTTCTGCAAGACCACATCAGAACAACAAGTCAGCATCTCATCCCAGAGGACTTTTGAAT ACATCTAAGCCTCCATCACGACCGGATCCTTCTCCACACAGGCCTTTCATTCCCCCCGCTCAAT GCAAACCTGGTGCGCCAATGGTAGATCGGACTAAGAAACCTGGCTCTTCTACTCCATCAAAAAAAG CAACTTTACCCACAACAAG ATTTAATATTCAACAGAGGGATGAGCTTCCTCCTCCACCTGTAGAAGTGATGGGGCAT GACATGGATCCACGGTGGTATGTCGGGCAAATGTCACGAGCAGAGGCCGAAGTCTCACTCAGACAAATGAATAGA GATGGCACTTTCTTGGTGAGAGACAGTTCAAAGGGCTGCACAGAGCAGCCATACACACTCATGGTACTGCACCAGCAAAAAGTGTACAACATCCAGATCCGTTTCCTTGGAAACAGTGATGGATATTCCCTGGGCACGGGCCTAAATGGTGTTGAG AATTTCTCCAGTGTCATGGACATGGTCATGCACCATATGAATACCCCACTGATTCTGATAGACGGAATGGAGCGTGGAGGCGGACTTCATCGGCAGTGCTGCCTCATGCATCCGGCAGGTTTCTGA
- the LOC109102701 gene encoding protein Wnt-8a-like isoform X2: MNNLLMTGPKAYLTYASSVQVGAQSGMRECKHQFAWDRWNCPDSALQLSTHKGFRSSTRETSFVHAISAAGVMYTLTRNCSLGDLDDCGCDSSRNGKLGGRGWLWGGCSDNVDFGERISKQYVDALETGQDSRAAVNLHNNEAGRLAVKATMKRICRCHGMSESCTMQTCWMQLSDFREIGNYLKVKHDQAQKLEMDKRRMRAANSADNRVAMADTFGSIARSELIYLEDSPDYCAKNLSLGLPGTEGRECVQHGESLTQWERRSCRRLCHDCGLRVEERRTEIVSSCNCKFHWCCTVKCENCSQVTVKHVCARRHGGHGHQRRRPRGPK, from the exons ATGAACAATTTGCTGATGACTGGACCAAAG GCTTATCTTACCTATGCAAGTAGTGTGCAGGTGGGTGCGCAAAGCGGAATGCGTGAGTGCAAACATCAGTTTGCTTGGGACAGGTGGAACTGCCCAGACAGCGCGTTGCAACTTTCTACTCACAAAGGCTTCAGAAGTT CAACGAGGGAGACGTCATTTGTCCACGCAATAAGCGCAGCTGGCGTTATGTACACTTTAACCAGAAACTGCAGTCTTGGAGATCTGGATGACTGCGGATGTGACAGTTCGAGAAACGGCAAACTCG GGGGTCGTGGTTGGCTTTGGGGGGGATGTAGCGACAATGTGGATTTTGGCGAGAGAATTTCTAAACAATACGTGGATGCGCTTGAGACTGGACAAGACTCTCGAGCTGCAGTTAATCTTCATAATAATGAAGCTGGACGTTTG GCTGTAAAGGCTACCATGAAGAGGATCTGTAGGTGCCATGGCATGTCAGAAAGTTGCACAATGCAGACGTGCTGGATGCAGCTTTCTGATTTCCGTGAGATTGGCAATTACCTCAAAGTGAAGCACGACCAGGCCCAGAAACTCGAAATGGACAAGAGACGAATGCGCGCGGCCAATAGCGCAGACAACCGTGTGGCCATGGCAGACACTTTCGGCTCCATCGCCCGGTCTGAGCTCATATATCTGGAGGATTCGCCTGATTATTGCGCCAAGAACCTGAGCCTCGGGCTTCCTGGCACTGAGGGTCGGGAGTGCGTGCAACATGGGGAAAGTCTCACGCAGTGGGAAAGGAGAAGCTGCCGCAGGCTGTGTCATGATTGCGGTCTGCGGGTGGAGGAGAGGCGCACAGAGATAGTGAGTAGCTGCAATTGCAAGTTCCACTGGTGCTGCACAGTAAAGTGCGAGAACTGCTCTCAGGTCACTGTCAAACACGTTTGCGCGCGAAGGCACGGAGGTCACGGACACCAAAGACGCAGACCTCGAGGACCAAAATAA
- the LOC109102701 gene encoding protein Wnt-8a-like isoform X1, translating into MPYFFLWVFLFCICDKALPGHTWKMNNLLMTGPKAYLTYASSVQVGAQSGMRECKHQFAWDRWNCPDSALQLSTHKGFRSSTRETSFVHAISAAGVMYTLTRNCSLGDLDDCGCDSSRNGKLGGRGWLWGGCSDNVDFGERISKQYVDALETGQDSRAAVNLHNNEAGRLAVKATMKRICRCHGMSESCTMQTCWMQLSDFREIGNYLKVKHDQAQKLEMDKRRMRAANSADNRVAMADTFGSIARSELIYLEDSPDYCAKNLSLGLPGTEGRECVQHGESLTQWERRSCRRLCHDCGLRVEERRTEIVSSCNCKFHWCCTVKCENCSQVTVKHVCARRHGGHGHQRRRPRGPK; encoded by the exons ATGCCTTATTTCTTCCTTTGggtttttttgttctgtatatGCGACAAGGCTCTCCCTGGGCACACATG GAAAATGAACAATTTGCTGATGACTGGACCAAAG GCTTATCTTACCTATGCAAGTAGTGTGCAGGTGGGTGCGCAAAGCGGAATGCGTGAGTGCAAACATCAGTTTGCTTGGGACAGGTGGAACTGCCCAGACAGCGCGTTGCAACTTTCTACTCACAAAGGCTTCAGAAGTT CAACGAGGGAGACGTCATTTGTCCACGCAATAAGCGCAGCTGGCGTTATGTACACTTTAACCAGAAACTGCAGTCTTGGAGATCTGGATGACTGCGGATGTGACAGTTCGAGAAACGGCAAACTCG GGGGTCGTGGTTGGCTTTGGGGGGGATGTAGCGACAATGTGGATTTTGGCGAGAGAATTTCTAAACAATACGTGGATGCGCTTGAGACTGGACAAGACTCTCGAGCTGCAGTTAATCTTCATAATAATGAAGCTGGACGTTTG GCTGTAAAGGCTACCATGAAGAGGATCTGTAGGTGCCATGGCATGTCAGAAAGTTGCACAATGCAGACGTGCTGGATGCAGCTTTCTGATTTCCGTGAGATTGGCAATTACCTCAAAGTGAAGCACGACCAGGCCCAGAAACTCGAAATGGACAAGAGACGAATGCGCGCGGCCAATAGCGCAGACAACCGTGTGGCCATGGCAGACACTTTCGGCTCCATCGCCCGGTCTGAGCTCATATATCTGGAGGATTCGCCTGATTATTGCGCCAAGAACCTGAGCCTCGGGCTTCCTGGCACTGAGGGTCGGGAGTGCGTGCAACATGGGGAAAGTCTCACGCAGTGGGAAAGGAGAAGCTGCCGCAGGCTGTGTCATGATTGCGGTCTGCGGGTGGAGGAGAGGCGCACAGAGATAGTGAGTAGCTGCAATTGCAAGTTCCACTGGTGCTGCACAGTAAAGTGCGAGAACTGCTCTCAGGTCACTGTCAAACACGTTTGCGCGCGAAGGCACGGAGGTCACGGACACCAAAGACGCAGACCTCGAGGACCAAAATAA
- the wnt8a gene encoding protein Wnt-8a ORF1, translated as MDHLCNKCLCLAFPQERIIEESVVAHAAMNPCQLFASLVMSMCCHILSTTAWSVNNFLMTGPKAYLTYTSSVQAGAQSGIEECKHQFAWDRWNCPESALQLSTHNGLRSATRETAFVHAISAAGVMYTLTKNCSMGDFDNCGCDDSKIGKMGGRGWVWGGCSDNVDFGERIAKKFVDALENGHDSRAAVNLHNNEAGRLAVKATLKRTCKCHGVSGSCSIQTCWMQLADFRDIGNYLKIKHDQAQKLEMDKIRMRAGNSADNRGAIADTFSTVARTELIYMEDSPDYCVKNLSLGQHGTEGRECLQSGKNLSQWEKRSCRRLCHECGLKVEERRIETVSSCNCKFHWCCTVKCETCTQTVTKYFCAKRHKKRRPHNSRRRQHARNR; from the exons ATGGATCATCTGTGCAACAAG TGCTTGTGCCTTGCATTTCCACAAGAAAGGATCATTGAAGAATCAGTGGTCGCTCACGCAGCAATGAACCCTTGCCAGCTTTTTGCATCGTTGGTGATGTCTATGTGCTGTCACATACTGTCGACAACAGCATG GTCGGTAAATAACTTCCTGATGACAGGACCAAAG GCTTACCTTACATACACCAGCAGTGTGCAGGCTGGGGCTCAGAGTGGTATTGAAGAGTGTAAACATCAGTTCGCATGGGACAGGTGGAACTGTCCGGAAAGCGCACTGCAGTTATCTACACATAACGGTCTGCGAAGTG ccACCAGAGAGACCGCTTTTGTGCATGCTATAAGTGCTGCTGGAGTTATGTACACTTTGACAAAGAACTGTAGCATGGGGGACTTCGATAACTGTGGCTGTGACGACTCCAAGATAGGAAAAATGG GTGGTCGTGGTTGGGTTTGGGGAGGCTGCAGTGACAATGTTGACTTTGGAGAAAGAATCGCTAAAAAATTCGTGGACGCGCTGGAAAATGGTCACGACTCTCGCGCTGCAGTCAACCTGCACAACAACGAAGCTGGTCGACTT GCTGTCAAAGCAACTCTCAAAAGGACCTGTAAGTGTCATGGTGTATCTGGAAGTTGCAGTATTCAGACATGTTGGATGCAGCTGGCTGACTTCAGAGATATCGGTAACTATCTGAAAATCAAACACGATCAAGCACAGAAACTGGAGATGGACAAAATTCGCATGAGGGCTGGTAACAGCGCGGACAATCGCGGCGCAATCGCGGACACGTTCAGCACCGTTGCGCGCACAGAACTCATTTATATGGAAGATTCTCCAGACTACTGCGTGAAAAACCTCAGCCTGGGACAACATGGAACAGAAGGCAGGGAATGCCTACAAAGCGGAAAGAATCTTTCTCAGTGGGAGAAGAGAAGCTGCAGGCGGCTCTGCCACGAATGTGGTCTGAAAGTTGAAGAGAGGAGGATAGAGACTGTGAGCAGCTGTAACTGTAAATTTCACTGGTGTTGTACAGTCAAATGCGAAACATGCACTCAGACTGTGACCAAGTATTTTTGCGCAAAAAGGCACAAAAAACGTCGGCCGCACAATTCACGAAGAAGACAGCATGCGCGTAATAGATAA
- the tmsb2 gene encoding thymosin beta, with protein sequence MSDKPDLTEIARFDKTKLKKTETKEKNPLPTKETIEQERKGDATP encoded by the exons ATGTCTGACAAGCCAGACCTCACAGAAATCGCCAGGTTTGACAAAACCAAGCTGAAGAAGACTGAGACAAAAGAGAAGAACCCTCTGCCCACCAAAGAGA cTATTGAGCAGGAGAGGAAAGGCGATGCCACCCCTTGA